A single region of the Pseudomonas sp. GGS8 genome encodes:
- a CDS encoding XdhC family protein, with amino-acid sequence MDSVDLNVLRSVLEWRRAGQRVMLYSVVQTWGTAPRAPGAMLALRGDGVVIGSVSGGCVEDDLIARLHDGRIPADGPPVQLITYGVTREEAARFGLPCGGTLRLTEERVGDPAWVAQLLARCEAHEIVARSLDIATGEVVLQSANKNDVLSFDGNTLRAIYGPRWRLLLIGAGQLSRYVAEMARLLDFEVLICDPRTEFVYGWEEQHGRFVPGMPDEAVLTIQTDERTAIVALTHDPRLDDMALLTALDSRAFYVGALGSRVNSQKRRDNLAQLGLSQQAIERLHGPIGLHIGSHTPAEIALSLLAEIVAIKNGVELKQQRPLQESV; translated from the coding sequence ATGGACAGCGTCGATCTGAACGTCCTGCGCAGCGTGCTGGAATGGCGCCGCGCCGGTCAGCGGGTGATGTTGTACAGCGTGGTTCAGACCTGGGGCACAGCGCCCCGGGCACCTGGCGCGATGCTGGCCTTGCGTGGCGATGGCGTGGTGATTGGCTCGGTGTCCGGTGGTTGTGTCGAGGATGACCTGATTGCCCGGCTGCACGATGGCCGTATCCCGGCCGATGGGCCGCCGGTGCAGTTGATTACTTATGGCGTCACTCGAGAGGAGGCCGCGCGGTTTGGTTTGCCCTGCGGCGGCACGTTGCGCCTGACCGAGGAGCGCGTTGGCGATCCGGCATGGGTCGCGCAGTTGCTGGCGCGCTGCGAGGCGCATGAAATCGTGGCGCGCTCGCTGGATATTGCGACCGGTGAAGTGGTTTTGCAGTCGGCGAACAAGAACGATGTGCTGAGTTTTGATGGCAACACACTGCGCGCCATTTACGGCCCGCGTTGGCGATTGTTGTTGATCGGCGCGGGGCAGCTATCGCGGTATGTCGCCGAGATGGCGCGGCTGCTGGATTTCGAAGTGCTGATCTGCGATCCGCGCACCGAGTTCGTCTACGGTTGGGAAGAACAACACGGTCGCTTCGTTCCGGGCATGCCCGACGAAGCAGTGCTGACCATCCAGACCGACGAACGCACCGCCATCGTCGCGCTCACCCACGATCCGCGCCTGGATGACATGGCGCTGCTTACGGCGCTGGACTCCAGGGCGTTCTATGTCGGTGCGCTGGGCTCGCGAGTCAACAGCCAGAAGCGCCGGGATAACCTGGCTCAGCTAGGCTTGTCACAACAGGCGATCGAGCGCTTGCACGGCCCGATCGGTTTGCACATCGGCAGCCATACTCCGGCGGAAATCGCCTTGTCGCTGCTGGCCGAGATTGTGGCAATCAAGAACGGCGTCGAGCTGAAACAGCAGAGGCCGTTGCAGGAGAGCGTATGA
- a CDS encoding HAD-IA family hydrolase has translation MRPSDYKLLIFDWDGTLADSIGRIVEAMHVASRRSGFQLRDDFAVKGIIGLGLPEAIRTLYPEIGDGELIAFRDYYAEHYIAAEAVPSPLFEGVLESMEAFRADGYHLAVATGKARRGLDRVLKAHGWEEYFDVTRAADETASKPHPLMLEQILAHCEVRPEQALMVGDSSFDLQMARNAGMDSVAVSYGAQSIEALQQFEPRLSIDRFSELRSWLSQRA, from the coding sequence GTGCGCCCATCTGATTACAAGCTACTGATTTTCGATTGGGACGGTACGCTCGCAGACTCCATTGGTCGGATTGTCGAGGCGATGCACGTAGCGTCCAGGCGCTCCGGCTTCCAGTTGCGCGATGATTTTGCGGTCAAAGGCATTATCGGTCTTGGGTTGCCGGAAGCAATTCGCACCTTGTATCCCGAGATCGGTGATGGCGAGCTGATAGCGTTCCGTGATTATTATGCGGAACACTATATTGCGGCGGAGGCCGTACCTTCGCCGTTGTTCGAGGGCGTGCTCGAATCGATGGAAGCGTTTCGCGCTGACGGCTATCACCTGGCGGTTGCCACCGGCAAGGCCCGACGCGGGCTGGATCGGGTGCTGAAGGCTCACGGTTGGGAAGAATATTTTGATGTCACCCGTGCGGCCGATGAAACGGCCAGCAAGCCTCATCCATTGATGCTCGAGCAAATCCTCGCCCATTGCGAGGTCCGCCCGGAGCAGGCGCTGATGGTCGGGGACTCGTCCTTCGATCTGCAGATGGCGCGCAACGCCGGCATGGATTCGGTGGCGGTCAGCTATGGTGCTCAATCGATTGAGGCGTTGCAGCAGTTCGAGCCGCGACTGTCCATTGATCGTTTTTCAGAATTGCGCTCCTGGCTGAGTCAGCGGGCATAA
- the rne gene encoding ribonuclease E codes for MKRMLINATQPEELRVALVDGQRLYDLDIESGAREQKKANIYKGRITRIEPSLEAAFVDFGSERHGFLPLKEISREYFKKAPEGRVNIKDVLSEGQEVIVQVEKEERGNKGAALTTFISLAGRYLVLMPNNPRAGGISRRIEGEERNELREALNGLVAPADMGLIVRTAGLGRSSEEMQWDLDYLLQLWTAIKEASLDRAAPFLIYQESNVIIRAIRDYLRQDIGEVLIDSVEAQDEALTFIRQVMPQYASKIKLYEDSVPLFNRFQIESQIETAFQRVVELPSGGSIVIDPTEALVSIDINSARATKGSDIEETALQTNLEAAEEIARQLRLRDIGGLIVIDFIDMTPAKNQRAVEEKVRECLEADRARVQVGRISRFGLLEMSRQRLRPSLGESSGIVCPRCNGTGIIRDVESLSLAILRLIEEEALKDRTAEVRAQVPIPVAAFLLNEKRNSITKIELRTRARIVILPNDHLETPHFEVQRLRDDSPEASINQSSYEIAAAAAEVEEVQPAAATRTLVRQEAAVKTAPARANAPVPTEVVTAPVAAPVAAPEPSLFKGLVKSLISLFATKEEPAAPVVVEKPATTERPARNEERRNGRQQSRNRNGRRDEERKPREERAPREERAPREERQPREAREETPAVVAREERAPRAPREERAPRAPREDRKPRGEREERPVRELREPLDAAPAAAAATATATATAEERPARQPREERAPRPPREERQPRTEQAAAAVAEEELPTNEEQLQEDGQEVAEGDRPRRRSRGQRRRSNRRERQRDANGNVIEGSEESESAENAEAPSAADLAAGLAVTAAVASSVISAPAEAQANEQAERATAATLETAPVEAPVVEATTPVEVIAAPEIEVAPVREAQPEVEAAAEPAVAAEPVVEAPVAEPVREVREVREEQTTFNWVAEPPVAVEAPAPVAEAPIAETPVAKTTVSEPVVAAAEPAPVVEAPVVAEAAPVVEAAPVSALTPSGRAPNDPREVRRRKREAERLQKEAELAAAAAPAAAEPAPVVAEVVEAAPAPTAEVAAEPVESVIDEAPRSVQEAVEQHEQALEKEHEPKPLA; via the coding sequence ATGAAAAGAATGCTGATTAACGCGACTCAACCCGAAGAGTTGCGTGTTGCACTGGTAGATGGCCAACGCCTCTACGACCTGGACATCGAATCCGGTGCACGCGAGCAGAAGAAGGCCAACATCTATAAAGGCCGGATTACTCGCATCGAACCAAGCCTTGAGGCTGCCTTTGTCGATTTCGGCTCTGAGCGCCACGGCTTCCTGCCCCTCAAAGAAATCTCCCGCGAATACTTCAAGAAAGCCCCCGAAGGCCGCGTCAACATCAAGGACGTCCTGAGCGAAGGCCAGGAAGTCATCGTTCAGGTGGAAAAAGAAGAACGTGGCAACAAGGGCGCCGCCCTGACCACTTTCATCAGCCTGGCCGGTCGTTACCTGGTCCTGATGCCGAACAACCCGCGCGCCGGCGGTATCTCCCGCCGCATCGAAGGCGAAGAGCGCAATGAACTGCGTGAAGCGCTGAACGGTCTGGTTGCCCCGGCCGACATGGGTCTGATCGTTCGCACTGCCGGCCTTGGCCGCAGCAGCGAAGAAATGCAGTGGGACCTCGACTACCTGCTGCAACTCTGGACCGCCATCAAAGAAGCCTCGCTGGACCGCGCCGCGCCGTTCCTGATCTACCAGGAAAGCAACGTGATCATCCGCGCCATCCGCGATTACCTGCGCCAGGACATCGGCGAAGTGCTGATCGACAGCGTTGAAGCCCAGGACGAAGCCCTGACCTTCATTCGCCAGGTGATGCCGCAGTACGCCAGCAAGATCAAGCTGTATGAAGACAGCGTTCCGCTGTTCAACCGCTTCCAGATCGAAAGCCAGATCGAAACCGCCTTCCAGCGCGTCGTCGAACTGCCTTCCGGCGGCTCCATCGTTATCGATCCGACCGAAGCTCTGGTGTCCATCGACATCAACTCGGCGCGCGCCACCAAAGGCAGCGACATCGAAGAAACCGCTCTGCAGACCAACCTTGAAGCTGCTGAAGAAATCGCTCGTCAGTTGCGCTTGCGCGACATCGGCGGCCTGATCGTCATCGACTTCATCGACATGACCCCTGCCAAGAACCAGCGCGCCGTGGAAGAGAAAGTCCGCGAATGCCTGGAAGCCGACCGCGCCCGCGTGCAAGTCGGTCGCATCTCGCGCTTCGGCCTGCTGGAAATGTCCCGTCAGCGCCTGCGTCCATCGCTCGGCGAAAGCAGCGGCATCGTTTGCCCGCGTTGCAACGGCACCGGTATCATCCGTGACGTTGAATCGTTGTCGCTGGCGATCCTGCGCCTGATCGAAGAAGAAGCCCTGAAAGACCGTACCGCCGAAGTTCGCGCACAAGTGCCGATCCCGGTGGCTGCGTTCCTGCTCAACGAAAAACGTAACTCGATCACCAAGATCGAACTGCGCACCCGCGCCCGCATCGTCATTCTGCCGAACGATCACCTCGAAACGCCGCACTTCGAAGTTCAGCGTCTGCGCGATGACAGCCCGGAAGCCAGCATCAACCAGTCCAGCTACGAAATCGCTGCTGCCGCTGCCGAAGTCGAAGAAGTCCAGCCAGCCGCTGCGACCCGCACCCTGGTTCGCCAGGAAGCCGCGGTCAAGACTGCACCGGCCCGCGCCAACGCTCCGGTTCCGACCGAAGTCGTCACCGCTCCAGTGGCGGCACCGGTCGCCGCGCCAGAACCAAGCCTGTTCAAGGGCCTGGTGAAGTCGCTGATCAGTCTGTTCGCGACCAAGGAAGAACCTGCTGCTCCGGTTGTGGTTGAAAAACCAGCGACCACCGAGCGCCCAGCCCGCAACGAAGAACGTCGCAACGGTCGTCAACAGAGCCGCAACCGTAACGGTCGCCGCGATGAAGAGCGCAAGCCTCGTGAGGAACGTGCACCGCGTGAAGAGCGCGCACCACGCGAAGAGCGTCAACCACGCGAAGCCCGTGAAGAAACGCCTGCAGTAGTAGCCCGCGAAGAGCGCGCACCACGCGCCCCTCGTGAAGAACGTGCACCGCGCGCACCGCGTGAAGATCGCAAGCCACGTGGCGAGCGTGAAGAACGTCCGGTTCGTGAACTGCGCGAGCCTCTGGATGCCGCTCCGGCCGCCGCCGCCGCCACCGCCACCGCCACCGCCACCGCTGAAGAGCGTCCGGCCCGTCAGCCACGCGAAGAACGCGCTCCACGCCCACCGCGTGAAGAACGTCAACCACGCACCGAGCAAGCCGCTGCCGCCGTTGCCGAAGAAGAGCTGCCAACCAACGAAGAGCAACTGCAGGAAGACGGTCAGGAAGTCGCCGAAGGCGATCGTCCACGCCGCCGCTCCCGTGGCCAGCGTCGTCGCAGCAACCGTCGTGAGCGTCAGCGCGATGCCAACGGCAATGTGATCGAAGGTTCGGAAGAATCCGAATCGGCTGAAAACGCCGAAGCGCCAAGCGCCGCCGATCTGGCCGCCGGCCTGGCGGTTACCGCTGCCGTTGCCAGCTCCGTGATCAGCGCACCTGCAGAAGCACAAGCCAATGAGCAAGCCGAACGCGCTACCGCCGCCACGCTGGAAACTGCTCCAGTTGAAGCGCCAGTGGTTGAAGCGACCACGCCGGTAGAAGTCATCGCCGCTCCGGAAATCGAAGTGGCACCGGTTCGTGAAGCACAGCCTGAAGTTGAAGCTGCCGCTGAACCGGCCGTTGCTGCTGAGCCTGTGGTTGAAGCGCCAGTAGCTGAACCGGTACGTGAAGTTCGCGAAGTTCGTGAAGAACAAACCACGTTCAACTGGGTTGCCGAGCCACCTGTAGCGGTCGAAGCTCCAGCGCCAGTCGCTGAAGCCCCGATTGCTGAAACCCCAGTTGCTAAAACCACGGTCTCCGAGCCAGTGGTTGCGGCTGCCGAGCCTGCTCCGGTGGTTGAAGCACCAGTGGTTGCAGAAGCAGCTCCAGTGGTCGAAGCCGCCCCTGTCAGCGCCCTGACCCCAAGCGGTCGTGCGCCGAACGACCCGCGTGAAGTACGTCGTCGCAAGCGTGAAGCCGAGCGTCTGCAGAAGGAAGCCGAACTGGCTGCCGCTGCTGCTCCGGCCGCTGCCGAGCCAGCACCGGTTGTTGCTGAAGTCGTCGAGGCAGCCCCTGCCCCGACTGCTGAAGTCGCTGCCGAACCGGTTGAATCCGTGATCGACGAAGCGCCACGCTCCGTTCAGGAAGCGGTAGAGCAACACGAACAAGCCCTGGAAAAAGAACACGAGCCTAAACCCCTCGCCTGA
- the sppA gene encoding signal peptide peptidase SppA, which produces MTDEWKAPAKASAESGDERSWKLLEKTLLASVQEHRRSRRWGIFFKLLTFVYVMLALFLFSPLMDMEKSATRGSGYTALIDITGMIAEKEPASADNIVGSLRAAFEDKKVKGVILRINSPGGSPVQSGYVYDEIRRLRGLHPDTKVYAVISDLGASGAYYIASAADQIYADKASLVGSIGVTAAGYGFVGTMEKLGVERRTYTSGEHKSFLDPFQPQKPEETQFWQGVLDTTHQQFISSVKKGRGDRLKDKEHPELFSGLVWSGEQALPLGLIDGLGSASSVARDVIGEKEMVDFTIEESPFDRFSKKLGASVAEHLAMWMGFQGPALR; this is translated from the coding sequence ATGACCGACGAATGGAAAGCGCCCGCCAAGGCGAGCGCAGAGAGCGGTGACGAGAGAAGCTGGAAGCTACTGGAAAAGACCCTGCTGGCCAGCGTGCAGGAGCATCGTCGGTCCCGTCGCTGGGGGATTTTCTTCAAGCTGCTGACCTTTGTGTATGTGATGCTTGCGTTGTTCTTGTTCTCGCCGCTGATGGATATGGAAAAAAGCGCCACGCGCGGTTCCGGTTACACGGCGCTGATCGATATAACCGGCATGATTGCCGAGAAAGAGCCCGCCAGTGCTGACAATATCGTCGGCAGTCTGCGTGCAGCCTTCGAGGACAAGAAGGTCAAGGGTGTGATTCTGCGGATCAACAGTCCGGGCGGCAGTCCGGTGCAGTCGGGGTATGTCTACGACGAGATCCGTCGTTTGCGCGGCCTGCATCCGGATACCAAGGTTTATGCGGTGATCTCGGATCTGGGGGCTTCCGGTGCCTATTACATTGCCAGTGCGGCGGATCAGATTTATGCCGATAAGGCTAGCCTGGTGGGTTCCATCGGTGTGACAGCGGCGGGCTACGGTTTTGTTGGCACCATGGAAAAGTTGGGTGTCGAGCGTCGTACCTATACCTCCGGCGAGCACAAATCATTCCTCGATCCGTTCCAGCCGCAGAAGCCTGAGGAAACTCAGTTCTGGCAGGGTGTGCTCGATACCACGCATCAGCAGTTCATCAGTAGCGTCAAGAAGGGGCGTGGCGACCGTCTCAAGGATAAAGAGCATCCGGAACTGTTCTCCGGGCTGGTCTGGTCCGGTGAGCAGGCGCTGCCGTTGGGCTTGATTGATGGTCTGGGCAGTGCCAGTTCGGTGGCGCGTGATGTGATTGGCGAGAAAGAGATGGTGGACTTTACTATCGAGGAGTCACCGTTTGATCGCTTCTCGAAAAAGCTCGGTGCCAGCGTGGCTGAGCATTTGGCGATGTGGATGGGCTTCCAGGGGCCAGCATTGCGCTGA
- a CDS encoding (2Fe-2S)-binding protein, which produces MITLKLNGKDHQLDVTEDMPLLWAIRDVAGYNGTKFGCGMGLCGACTIHIDGAPARSCITPIGSVVGQNVSTIDDLHADPVGKIVQQAWLDSAVAQCGYCQGGQIMSATALLKTNPNPSDEQIEEAMIGNICRCGTYNRIKTAIRQASTHLKGAKA; this is translated from the coding sequence ATGATTACCCTGAAACTCAATGGAAAAGACCATCAACTCGATGTCACCGAAGACATGCCGCTGCTCTGGGCGATCCGTGACGTGGCTGGATACAACGGCACCAAATTCGGCTGTGGCATGGGTCTGTGTGGCGCTTGCACCATTCATATCGATGGCGCGCCCGCGCGCAGTTGCATCACGCCGATCGGCTCGGTGGTCGGCCAGAACGTCAGCACCATCGACGACCTGCATGCCGACCCGGTGGGCAAAATCGTCCAGCAAGCCTGGCTCGACAGCGCCGTGGCTCAGTGCGGTTACTGCCAGGGCGGACAAATCATGTCGGCCACCGCGCTGCTGAAAACCAACCCGAACCCCAGCGACGAGCAGATTGAAGAGGCGATGATCGGCAACATCTGCCGTTGCGGCACTTATAACCGAATCAAGACCGCCATCCGCCAGGCATCCACTCACCTGAAGGGGGCCAAGGCATGA
- the rluC gene encoding 23S rRNA pseudouridine(955/2504/2580) synthase RluC, translated as MTTTAPSTPGVQLLEVSPEYAGQRIDNFLLARLKGVPKTLIYRILRKGEVRVNKGRIKPEYKLQAGDIVRVPPVRVPERDEPVPLAQGLLQRLEASIVYEDKALIVINKPAGIAVHGGSGLNYGVIEAFRQLRPDAKELELVHRLDRDTSGLLMIAKKRSMLRHLHAALRGDGVDKRYMALVRGNWATSIKQVRAPLQKSNLRSGERMVEVDEEGKEALTVFKVLRRFGDFATMVEAKPITGRTHQIRVHTLHAGHCIAGDTKYGDEDFSKEIRDLGGKRLFLHAYMLTVPLPDGGELKLQAPVDEMWAKTVERLSAPI; from the coding sequence ATGACGACTACTGCCCCCTCGACCCCAGGCGTACAACTGCTTGAGGTCTCGCCGGAATATGCCGGCCAACGTATTGATAACTTCCTTCTCGCTCGGCTTAAAGGCGTGCCCAAGACCTTGATTTACCGCATTTTGCGTAAAGGCGAAGTGCGGGTGAACAAAGGTCGGATCAAGCCCGAATACAAGCTGCAGGCGGGCGATATCGTGCGCGTGCCGCCGGTGCGCGTGCCTGAACGCGACGAGCCCGTGCCACTGGCCCAGGGTCTGCTGCAGCGGCTCGAAGCTTCGATTGTCTACGAAGACAAGGCGCTGATCGTGATCAACAAGCCCGCTGGCATCGCGGTTCACGGCGGCAGCGGCTTGAATTACGGCGTCATCGAAGCCTTTCGTCAGTTACGTCCTGATGCAAAAGAGCTTGAGTTGGTTCACCGCCTCGACCGGGACACGTCCGGTCTGCTGATGATCGCCAAAAAGCGCAGCATGTTGCGTCACTTGCACGCCGCATTGCGCGGTGATGGTGTCGACAAACGCTATATGGCGCTGGTGCGTGGCAACTGGGCGACCTCGATCAAGCAAGTCCGTGCGCCCTTGCAAAAGAGCAATCTGCGCTCCGGCGAGCGGATGGTTGAAGTCGACGAAGAAGGCAAGGAAGCCCTGACCGTGTTCAAGGTGCTGCGTCGCTTCGGTGACTTTGCAACCATGGTCGAAGCCAAGCCGATCACAGGTCGCACCCACCAGATTCGCGTCCATACTTTGCATGCCGGGCATTGCATTGCCGGCGACACCAAGTACGGCGATGAAGATTTCAGCAAAGAGATTCGTGACCTGGGTGGTAAACGTCTTTTCCTGCATGCCTACATGCTGACCGTGCCGCTACCCGACGGCGGTGAGCTGAAATTGCAGGCGCCGGTCGACGAGATGTGGGCCAAAACCGTGGAGCGATTGAGTGCGCCCATCTGA
- a CDS encoding xanthine dehydrogenase family protein molybdopterin-binding subunit — MSQLPNDFALSNLSRRGFLKGVGATSALVLAASWGWQDALAAEKEQKFGADGMPNGWIDDPKVYISIAADGSVTVICNRSEMGQGVRTSLTMVVADELEADWAQVKVQQAPGDEVRFGNQDTDGSRSMRHWYEPMRRCGAAARTMLEQAAAEQWKVPVSECHAQLHKVIHKPTGRELGYGALAAAASALAVPARDSLRLKQPSEFRYIGKEGTKAIDGADIVNGRAVYGADVHFDGMLSATIARPAVYGGKVKSFDADAAMKVPGVIKVLQIESRPLPSEFQPLGGVAVVASNTWAAIKGRDALKIEWDDGPNASYDSIAYRKELEAASLKPGKVVRNTGNIDQAMGSADSTLEASYYLPHLAQSPMEPMVAIARFKDGVCEAWAPSQAPQVTRERIGERLGIPFDNVTFNVTLLGGGFGRKSKPDFVIEAAILAKEFPGKAVRVQWTREDDIHNSYFHTVSAEYLKASLNKDGLPSGWLHRTVAPSITALFAPGMNHEAAFELGMGFTNMAYAIPNVRLENPEATVHTRIGWYRSVSNIPHGFAIQSFVDELAHKAGEDPLKYQIKLLGPDRQIDPRTLSEEWNYGESPERYPIDTARMRTVLETAAKAAGWGRELPKGRGLGLAVHYSFVTYVAAVIEVEVKDDGTLIVHKADIAVDCGPQINPERIRSQFEGACVMGLGNAVLGEISFKDGKVQQDNFHMYEVARMSLAPKEVAVHLVTPPGTVPLGGVGEPGVPPIAPALCNAIFAATGKRIRNLPVRYQLQGWQKAQA; from the coding sequence ATGAGCCAGCTACCGAATGATTTTGCGCTGAGCAACCTCAGCCGCCGCGGGTTCCTCAAAGGCGTGGGTGCCACCAGTGCGCTGGTGCTGGCAGCCAGTTGGGGCTGGCAAGACGCGCTCGCCGCCGAAAAAGAGCAGAAGTTCGGCGCCGATGGCATGCCCAACGGCTGGATTGATGACCCGAAGGTTTACATCAGCATTGCCGCCGATGGCAGCGTGACCGTGATTTGCAACCGCTCGGAAATGGGCCAGGGCGTGCGCACCAGCCTGACCATGGTGGTGGCCGATGAACTGGAAGCCGACTGGGCGCAGGTCAAAGTGCAGCAGGCGCCGGGCGACGAAGTGCGTTTCGGCAATCAGGACACCGACGGTTCGCGCAGCATGCGTCACTGGTACGAGCCGATGCGCCGTTGCGGTGCAGCCGCGCGGACCATGCTTGAGCAAGCCGCTGCCGAGCAATGGAAAGTGCCGGTCAGCGAGTGCCATGCGCAACTGCACAAAGTCATCCATAAACCGACTGGCCGTGAACTGGGCTACGGCGCGTTGGCCGCCGCTGCCAGTGCGTTGGCGGTACCGGCGCGCGACAGCCTGCGGCTCAAGCAGCCATCGGAATTTCGCTACATCGGCAAGGAAGGCACCAAGGCCATCGACGGTGCGGACATCGTCAACGGTCGCGCGGTCTACGGCGCTGATGTGCACTTCGATGGCATGCTCTCCGCCACCATCGCGCGTCCGGCGGTCTACGGCGGCAAGGTCAAATCCTTCGATGCCGACGCTGCAATGAAAGTCCCGGGGGTGATCAAGGTCCTGCAAATCGAAAGCCGTCCATTGCCGTCCGAGTTCCAGCCGCTTGGCGGTGTGGCCGTGGTGGCCAGCAACACTTGGGCGGCGATCAAGGGCCGCGACGCGCTGAAGATCGAGTGGGATGACGGCCCCAACGCCAGTTACGACTCGATCGCCTATCGCAAGGAACTCGAAGCCGCGTCGCTCAAACCCGGCAAAGTGGTGCGCAATACCGGCAACATCGACCAAGCCATGGGCAGCGCCGACAGCACCCTCGAAGCGTCCTACTATCTGCCGCACCTGGCGCAATCGCCGATGGAGCCGATGGTCGCCATCGCCCGTTTCAAGGACGGTGTGTGTGAGGCCTGGGCACCAAGCCAGGCGCCGCAAGTCACCCGCGAACGGATTGGCGAGCGCCTGGGCATTCCATTCGATAACGTCACGTTCAACGTCACGTTGCTCGGCGGTGGTTTCGGTCGCAAGTCCAAGCCGGATTTCGTCATTGAAGCGGCGATCCTGGCCAAGGAGTTTCCGGGCAAAGCGGTGCGGGTGCAGTGGACCCGTGAAGACGACATCCACAACTCGTATTTCCATACCGTGTCCGCCGAATACCTGAAGGCCAGCCTGAACAAGGACGGCCTGCCGTCTGGCTGGCTGCACCGCACGGTGGCGCCGAGCATTACCGCGCTGTTCGCACCGGGCATGAATCATGAAGCGGCTTTCGAGCTGGGCATGGGCTTTACCAACATGGCTTACGCGATCCCCAACGTACGCCTGGAAAACCCTGAAGCGACGGTCCATACGCGGATCGGCTGGTATCGCTCGGTGTCGAACATTCCCCACGGCTTTGCGATTCAGAGCTTTGTCGATGAACTGGCTCATAAGGCTGGCGAGGATCCGCTCAAATACCAGATCAAGCTGCTTGGCCCGGACCGTCAGATCGATCCGCGTACCTTGAGTGAAGAGTGGAACTACGGCGAATCCCCTGAGCGTTATCCGATCGATACCGCTCGGATGCGCACGGTGCTGGAAACCGCCGCCAAAGCCGCCGGTTGGGGGCGTGAGTTGCCCAAGGGCCGAGGCTTGGGCCTGGCGGTGCATTACAGCTTTGTCACTTATGTGGCGGCGGTAATCGAAGTCGAAGTCAAAGACGATGGCACGCTGATCGTGCACAAGGCCGACATTGCCGTGGATTGCGGCCCGCAGATCAACCCCGAGCGAATTCGCTCGCAGTTCGAAGGCGCTTGCGTCATGGGCCTGGGCAACGCGGTGCTGGGGGAAATCAGCTTCAAGGATGGCAAGGTCCAACAGGACAACTTCCACATGTACGAGGTGGCGCGCATGTCCCTGGCACCGAAGGAAGTCGCCGTGCACCTGGTCACGCCACCGGGCACTGTACCGTTGGGCGGGGTCGGTGAGCCGGGCGTGCCGCCGATTGCGCCAGCGTTGTGTAACGCGATCTTCGCCGCCACCGGCAAGCGCATCCGTAACTTGCCGGTTCGCTATCAGCTGCAAGGCTGGCAGAAGGCGCAAGCCTGA
- a CDS encoding NTP transferase domain-containing protein produces MSDSIGVIVLAAGQGSRFRQVAGDDKDKLLVDCTGRDGITVHSMIEQVLVNLPAALEKRVLVTTADRPQVIRMAQAYGCEIVRIESTGLGDSIAAGVAACSHLDGWLIMLGDMPFILPSSIEQVVAAIADDAISVPVHEGQYGHPVGFGRSFGPGLMALTGDHGARSLFAQARVVEVAVADPGVLWDVDTPEGLVFA; encoded by the coding sequence ATGAGCGATTCCATCGGCGTTATCGTTCTGGCCGCAGGGCAGGGCAGTCGGTTTCGACAGGTAGCAGGTGACGATAAGGACAAGTTGCTGGTGGACTGCACCGGCCGTGATGGCATCACCGTGCACTCAATGATCGAACAAGTGCTGGTGAATCTACCGGCCGCGCTTGAGAAGCGCGTGCTGGTGACCACGGCGGACCGTCCGCAGGTGATTCGCATGGCGCAGGCCTATGGTTGCGAGATTGTGCGGATCGAGTCGACCGGCCTGGGCGACAGCATTGCGGCGGGTGTGGCGGCCTGTTCGCACCTCGATGGCTGGCTGATCATGCTGGGGGATATGCCGTTTATTCTGCCGTCGAGCATTGAACAGGTTGTCGCGGCCATTGCGGATGACGCCATCAGTGTGCCGGTGCATGAGGGGCAATATGGGCATCCGGTGGGGTTCGGGCGAAGCTTCGGCCCGGGCTTGATGGCGCTGACCGGCGATCACGGCGCCAGGTCGCTGTTCGCGCAGGCGAGGGTGGTCGAGGTGGCGGTGGCGGATCCTGGGGTGTTGTGGGATGTGGATACCCCAGAGGGGTTGGTCTTCGCCTGA
- a CDS encoding nucleoside triphosphate pyrophosphatase, with amino-acid sequence MLPLLLASSSVYRRELLARLQLPFTCSSPDIDESHRPDESAIELVKRLAEEKARALTASHPAHLIIGSDQVAVLGQRIIGKPHSFETAREQLLASSGASVTFLTGLALLNSQTGHCQVDCVSFTVHMRTLDAARIERYLHAEQPYDCAGSFKAEGLGVSLFQSTEGPDATSLIGLPLIRLVDMLLAEGVQIP; translated from the coding sequence ATGCTGCCTTTATTACTCGCTTCAAGCTCGGTTTATCGCCGGGAATTGTTGGCTCGCCTGCAGTTGCCGTTTACTTGCAGCTCGCCGGATATCGACGAAAGCCATCGCCCGGACGAGTCAGCCATCGAACTGGTAAAGCGCCTCGCCGAAGAAAAAGCCCGGGCACTTACCGCCAGCCATCCCGCCCACCTGATCATCGGCTCAGACCAGGTCGCGGTACTAGGCCAGCGCATTATCGGCAAGCCACACAGCTTCGAAACGGCCCGCGAACAACTGCTGGCATCGAGCGGTGCCAGCGTGACGTTCCTCACCGGCCTGGCATTACTCAACAGTCAGACCGGCCACTGCCAGGTCGACTGCGTGTCGTTTACCGTGCACATGCGCACACTCGACGCAGCACGCATCGAACGCTACTTGCACGCCGAACAGCCCTACGACTGCGCTGGCAGCTTCAAGGCCGAAGGATTGGGGGTGAGCCTGTTTCAAAGCACTGAAGGCCCTGACGCCACCAGCCTGATCGGCCTGCCACTGATTCGCCTGGTTGACATGTTACTGGCTGAAGGCGTGCAGATCCCCTAA